The proteins below are encoded in one region of Borrelia sp. RT5S:
- the bdr gene encoding Bdr family repetitive protein, with protein MSNLAYDRLPEYEEVKQVFLDKGFPEAVVQYVLLRNSNYNYESLQTRMTVLEKQMVTLSKDVKEGTSKLDGKIESVRSELRGDIGKLEDKIGKLEDKIGKLENKIETVKGDIETVRAELLSELKENRKELKSDIKAAISPIYWILGVGVPAAVMLLSYFKK; from the coding sequence ATGAGTAATCTTGCGTATGATCGCTTACCGGAGTATGAGGAAGTAAAGCAGGTATTTCTTGACAAGGGGTTTCCAGAGGCAGTAGTTCAGTATGTTTTACTTCGAAACTCTAATTATAACTATGAGAGTTTGCAAACTAGAATGACTGTGCTTGAGAAACAAATGGTAACTCTTAGTAAAGATGTTAAGGAAGGCACAAGCAAGCTTGATGGTAAGATAGAGTCAGTAAGGAGTGAGCTTAGAGGTGATATAGGTAAGCTAGAGGACAAGATAGGTAAGCTAGAGGACAAGATAGGTAAGCTTGAGAACAAGATAGAGACAGTCAAGGGCGACATAGAGACAGTAAGGGCCGAGCTACTATCTGAGCTTAAGGAAAATAGGAAAGAGCTTAAAAGTGATATTAAGGCAGCGATAAGCCCTATTTATTGGATACTAGGAGTAGGAGTACCAGCAGCGGTAATGTTGCTTTCATATTTTAAAAAATAA
- a CDS encoding replication/maintenance protein RepL: MNRSQLGILDKLKFDIQFMYMNFIKIVGALLLVGFNILNSYNGFIVYSSEHLSREQHLLYLGFTIVIIVVPTIIFHKMLYLLNEYRIQKQTGSVTVMSSRHSKVVGVLLVIAFITQLVSTWGSYENFFQLFFSSQLREVKQQQLSMVASSKVAMQAEKTILNQRIDMLKRRIEANIATIESVEVKNLALYHDHKTKKLEYEKFIDKKNKENKQLEVQINSYLEKVKELDIKHHESIKENSEGNNMYGIHALFLIPEIFNSEHSYIKYLISYLLLLCSFALDVVFCIFVYHISSLYKRDYESRLAYTSNLHKPLVVSNLHKPLASIASKFRTKKVDFNSIPVDVYKTLDFFVNNTKEDNRVLKKVELISKETGVSIHYVRKGIATLLKHNLLHKKHRAFVLNYDLITKLVDDINNNGNDKSEVATLKKAIKAQFAFVSTIASVSILTKLL, encoded by the coding sequence ATGAATAGAAGTCAGTTGGGTATACTGGATAAATTAAAGTTTGATATTCAGTTTATGTACATGAATTTCATCAAGATAGTGGGTGCGTTACTGCTTGTAGGCTTTAACATCTTAAATTCATATAACGGATTTATTGTTTATTCAAGCGAGCACCTAAGCAGAGAGCAGCATTTGCTTTATTTAGGGTTTACTATCGTAATAATAGTAGTGCCCACTATTATTTTTCATAAGATGTTGTATTTACTTAATGAATATAGAATACAAAAGCAAACTGGTAGTGTAACGGTTATGTCTAGCCGACATAGCAAGGTTGTGGGTGTATTGCTTGTTATTGCTTTTATAACTCAATTAGTTAGTACATGGGGTAGTTATGAGAATTTTTTCCAATTGTTCTTCAGCTCACAGCTTCGTGAGGTTAAGCAACAACAATTGAGTATGGTTGCATCATCAAAAGTAGCTATGCAAGCTGAGAAGACAATATTGAACCAGCGTATAGACATGTTGAAGCGACGAATAGAAGCTAATATAGCAACAATTGAATCAGTTGAGGTTAAGAATTTGGCTTTATATCACGATCACAAGACTAAAAAGCTGGAGTATGAGAAGTTCATTGATAAGAAAAATAAAGAGAATAAGCAATTAGAAGTACAAATAAATTCTTATTTAGAAAAGGTTAAGGAACTTGATATTAAGCATCATGAATCTATTAAAGAGAACAGTGAAGGGAATAATATGTATGGGATTCATGCATTATTCCTAATACCGGAAATATTTAACAGTGAGCATTCATATATAAAATATTTAATATCTTATTTACTATTGTTGTGTTCTTTTGCATTAGATGTTGTCTTTTGTATTTTTGTTTATCATATATCTAGTTTGTATAAAAGAGATTATGAGTCTAGACTAGCATACACTAGCAATCTTCACAAACCATTAGTAGTAAGCAATCTTCACAAACCATTAGCTAGTATTGCTAGTAAGTTTAGAACAAAAAAGGTTGACTTTAACTCAATACCAGTTGATGTCTACAAGACACTAGACTTTTTTGTTAATAACACAAAAGAGGACAATAGGGTGCTTAAGAAGGTTGAACTTATTTCAAAAGAGACTGGGGTTTCAATTCACTATGTTAGAAAGGGTATAGCAACGCTGCTTAAGCATAATTTGCTTCATAAAAAGCATAGAGCTTTTGTTCTAAATTACGATTTAATAACTAAATTAGTTGATGACATTAACAACAATGGGAATGACAAGAGTGAAGTAGCTACTCTTAAGAAAGCTATTAAAGCACAGTTTGCTTTTGTTTCAACAATTGCTAGTGTTTCTATTTTAACCAAATTGTTATAA
- a CDS encoding phage virion morphogenesis protein: MFKFKGLEKAFKMFTKFVDQISQKINPARNRGVLNKIGEELVTISNNCFDNECAPDGSAWVPLKNSTLVRRRYIGNKSRGLSLGRSKQRGTGVGAKILFIDGTLRNSITYYIKGKSIVVGSPLKYAGVHMSGDRRRNIPARPFLGLDRSFKHKIGEIIFKTGARYR, encoded by the coding sequence ATGTTTAAATTTAAAGGGCTTGAAAAAGCATTTAAGATGTTTACTAAATTTGTAGATCAAATATCACAAAAAATAAATCCTGCTCGCAATAGAGGAGTTTTAAATAAGATTGGAGAGGAATTAGTAACGATTAGTAATAATTGTTTTGATAATGAGTGTGCACCTGATGGGAGTGCATGGGTACCTTTAAAGAATTCTACGCTTGTAAGGCGTAGGTATATAGGAAATAAGAGTCGTGGTTTGTCTTTAGGAAGGAGTAAGCAGCGAGGAACAGGTGTGGGAGCAAAGATTTTGTTTATCGATGGAACCCTTAGGAATTCTATTACCTACTACATTAAGGGTAAGTCTATAGTCGTGGGGTCACCTTTAAAGTATGCGGGTGTACACATGAGTGGAGATCGGAGGAGAAATATACCCGCAAGGCCTTTCCTAGGATTAGATAGATCATTTAAACATAAGATTGGGGAAATAATCTTTAAAACGGGAGCTAGATATCGATGA
- a CDS encoding plasmid maintenance protein produces the protein MIIQKAYFFKTTTKGIKALLNRIIKNSIKAGSCCKALTINHIKSLVVRTYKRIERVYKICWAIERKNTEYFASGRLAHYSAGDIHRMVNASLVKDGLKPAAKSTLRGDIRVLKDLGLIRAVIQPLGEGNGGFAFYVINWKLWRNFKTIIKKHHEDKLIDTLAGVRIKGVFEDKIDAVSFDDVDDYEQIEQYAAASFKQNEEEMVLNAAPQNSTIIPKGIISLTNTKNSKKSILKKHREGGTSNKVGVVFGGIGTREESSYEEKDKRGRIEASDEKKKGGHISKSAGKVCLKAGGFKSSNNRQESLHAKAPPRRAAPRAAAAYKRSYEEHMECKLENKYSVNRHTLATIRRCSNNVATHRNALRNLEASLIYASDYAVEDVAGYYTKQFTQVYSNKVWMLNPNTDKTNDFYKVWGSFMDKYTNKYKQQELLGRVVYSDGYGNLRELDSSGRFKDSGAQSLGLLLDKFRQDISINEEVVS, from the coding sequence ATGATAATTCAAAAAGCCTACTTTTTCAAGACTACCACTAAAGGGATCAAGGCACTACTTAATAGGATCATTAAGAATAGCATTAAGGCCGGTAGTTGCTGCAAAGCACTCACTATTAACCACATAAAATCACTCGTGGTACGCACATACAAGCGAATCGAACGGGTATATAAAATATGTTGGGCTATTGAGCGCAAGAATACGGAATATTTTGCCTCAGGCAGGCTTGCACACTACTCAGCAGGTGACATCCACAGAATGGTTAATGCCTCCCTTGTCAAGGACGGCCTTAAACCTGCTGCAAAAAGTACACTCAGAGGCGATATTAGGGTGTTAAAGGACTTGGGGCTCATTAGGGCTGTAATTCAACCTTTAGGTGAGGGCAATGGTGGCTTTGCCTTTTACGTAATCAATTGGAAACTATGGAGAAACTTTAAAACAATTATTAAGAAGCACCATGAAGACAAACTAATTGACACACTGGCTGGTGTTAGAATTAAGGGTGTTTTTGAAGATAAAATCGATGCTGTCTCTTTTGATGATGTTGATGACTATGAACAAATTGAACAATATGCTGCTGCTTCCTTTAAACAAAACGAAGAAGAAATGGTGTTAAATGCCGCCCCTCAAAATAGCACCATTATACCTAAAGGTATAATAAGCTTAACTAATACTAAGAATTCTAAGAAATCGATTTTAAAAAAACATAGGGAAGGGGGAACTTCTAATAAAGTAGGGGTCGTTTTTGGAGGCATCGGGACTAGAGAGGAGAGTTCTTACGAAGAGAAGGACAAGAGGGGGAGAATAGAAGCTAGCGATGAGAAGAAAAAGGGGGGGCATATCAGCAAATCGGCTGGGAAGGTATGTTTGAAAGCTGGTGGCTTTAAGAGCAGCAACAATAGGCAGGAGAGTCTTCATGCAAAAGCGCCGCCGCGCCGCGCCGCCCCCCGCGCTGCCGCTGCGTACAAGAGGAGTTATGAGGAGCATATGGAGTGTAAACTAGAGAATAAATACAGCGTCAACAGGCACACTTTGGCTACAATAAGGCGGTGTAGCAACAACGTAGCCACGCATAGGAACGCCTTGCGTAATTTGGAGGCAAGCTTAATTTATGCTAGCGATTATGCTGTAGAAGACGTGGCTGGATACTACACAAAGCAGTTTACGCAGGTTTACAGCAACAAGGTTTGGATGTTAAATCCCAACACAGATAAGACTAATGATTTTTACAAGGTTTGGGGCTCGTTCATGGATAAATATACGAATAAGTACAAGCAACAGGAGCTCTTAGGCAGGGTTGTTTACTCGGATGGGTATGGTAACCTACGTGAGCTTGATTCTAGTGGTAGGTTTAAGGACTCAGGGGCTCAGTCATTGGGATTGCTTTTGGATAAATTTAGGCAAGATATTAGCATTAACGAGGAGGTGGTGTCATGA
- a CDS encoding DUF261 family protein, whose protein sequence is MFALEQEDVRFVTPIRKWGCYLLSLHFFVSKFKGLVFKHQHINTAYEEFVARSFIRSNCYIVDPSKVLKWYGILASVRYENISYRSREEEFEITEVKLEAGSSHFIATQDNNVIYDSLNLDKRGRLYNKFSKRIFTKKEVSRLDKNHKGKQETYYSLFSDRGSGCGSSTGAL, encoded by the coding sequence ATGTTTGCGCTAGAACAAGAAGATGTAAGGTTTGTAACTCCTATTAGGAAATGGGGATGTTACTTGCTTTCTCTACATTTCTTTGTCTCTAAATTTAAGGGACTTGTCTTTAAACACCAGCATATCAATACTGCCTATGAGGAGTTTGTGGCTAGAAGCTTTATTAGGAGTAATTGCTACATAGTAGATCCTAGTAAGGTTTTAAAGTGGTATGGGATCCTTGCAAGTGTTAGATATGAGAACATATCATACCGCAGCAGGGAAGAAGAGTTTGAAATTACTGAGGTCAAACTGGAGGCAGGCTCTAGTCATTTTATTGCAACTCAAGATAACAATGTGATCTACGATAGCCTTAATTTGGATAAAAGAGGAAGGCTATACAATAAATTTTCTAAGAGAATTTTTACTAAGAAGGAGGTGTCGCGTCTTGATAAAAATCATAAAGGAAAACAAGAGACTTATTACAGTCTCTTTTCTGACAGGGGCAGTGGCTGTGGTAGTAGCACAGGTGCTCTTTAA
- a CDS encoding phage terminase large subunit gives MSVNKTKQNIQNQDSQYAKPYEKEIESLQRLILVDTMKAIKEKLSEGNLEDIAKIDNVKDLRLAMDLLVEMEERLYLLNDNKRNIRINFNTFVPKFSMLGYSYNKARHKLVASARGLGKTHNSARIWLEYLLESDNNMSWFRYTEGAVHDSFVNLFTHIIEKENLKSLFKVQYNRNSGLWEVKSKVSNSILDFRGGYSPHMLKGLEGKNKLLFDEAIEFPIETLLKLEGNVKRSDKVEFWYLFNYGEPSKGVLTSSTHLIEGFKKRGAYILSLKPEDNIYLDPAYVENLEGFKYLSPDAHYEATGKRVSSNEICKPKPKLNILRRTIKRGYQGPQY, from the coding sequence ATGAGTGTGAATAAAACAAAACAAAATATACAAAATCAAGACTCACAATATGCAAAGCCATATGAAAAGGAGATCGAATCATTACAAAGATTGATTCTAGTAGATACCATGAAGGCAATTAAGGAAAAACTTTCAGAGGGTAACCTTGAAGACATTGCGAAAATCGATAATGTTAAAGATCTCAGATTAGCTATGGATTTACTCGTGGAAATGGAGGAAAGATTATACTTACTTAATGATAACAAACGTAATATTAGAATAAATTTTAACACCTTTGTTCCTAAATTTAGCATGCTAGGCTACTCTTACAACAAAGCAAGACATAAATTAGTAGCTAGTGCTAGGGGATTGGGCAAGACGCATAACTCTGCTCGTATTTGGCTTGAATATCTACTTGAATCAGACAATAACATGTCTTGGTTTAGATACACTGAAGGTGCAGTACATGACAGTTTCGTAAATTTATTTACACACATAATAGAGAAAGAGAACCTTAAATCTCTTTTCAAGGTTCAATATAATAGAAATAGCGGATTATGGGAAGTTAAGAGTAAGGTAAGCAATTCTATTCTTGACTTCAGAGGTGGTTATTCCCCTCATATGCTTAAAGGACTTGAAGGAAAGAATAAATTATTATTCGACGAGGCTATTGAATTCCCTATTGAAACTCTGCTTAAACTTGAAGGTAATGTGAAGCGAAGTGACAAGGTTGAATTTTGGTATCTATTCAATTATGGTGAGCCCTCTAAGGGTGTGCTTACAAGTTCTACACACTTAATAGAGGGGTTTAAGAAAAGAGGTGCTTATATCCTTTCACTTAAGCCTGAGGATAATATTTACCTTGATCCTGCCTACGTAGAAAACCTAGAAGGGTTTAAATACTTAAGTCCTGATGCCCACTATGAAGCCACTGGTAAGCGAGTTTCTAGTAATGAGATTTGCAAACCAAAACCAAAACTTAATATTTTAAGACGAACAATTAAGAGAGGGTATCAAGGACCCCAATACTAA
- a CDS encoding DUF2586 family protein, giving the protein MGTGYKLPDLETQFKDFSLRKEKELKSGVFAILGYAPKLKTAAYAKLTSLEDCSVLGHSMLADTCKDFFTYSVGTIYAIPIGERESSMVTTAGDKSKDASYTLTITGGDDLYKPIDIKATISKGGTKDAAQFFLEYEGIKTKVMQVKEDSEIEIQDLGIKIKFSATSSYSYPEGSYVTYNLAPKLKNTQKGILAALESMLAIEDYIEFLALDINSKASDWQYIVSKLDHISTENKREFFVVMRFRNLAKDETMDTYIEDLRKERKSSFTPSIKLLVLGQPVIYENYLGKATRGIPFGIFLGKLSSTLYYGSLSEVLNNEGRVRGIIGLSSDVTLTHVKQIAQLGYTGFRNVEGFKGVYVTEARLFSPDESDYDCVERTRVMYRAEYILRRELVGNFLNRNLDISAVEGEDSFTVLIKESCKKAIEKHMSGSYSDFTIEVQTQGSLLQEGIIVIKLAIVPLGKIRYMKNEFRFSLPKAS; this is encoded by the coding sequence ATGGGAACAGGATATAAATTACCAGATTTAGAGACTCAGTTTAAAGATTTTTCCTTGCGTAAGGAGAAGGAGCTTAAAAGTGGTGTTTTCGCTATTCTAGGATATGCACCCAAATTAAAGACAGCAGCATACGCTAAGCTTACTAGCCTAGAAGATTGCTCCGTCTTGGGGCATTCTATGCTAGCAGATACATGTAAGGATTTCTTCACATACAGTGTGGGTACTATTTATGCAATCCCTATAGGTGAGCGTGAGTCTAGTATGGTTACTACAGCTGGGGATAAATCAAAGGATGCAAGCTATACGTTGACCATAACAGGTGGTGATGATCTTTACAAGCCTATAGATATTAAGGCCACTATTTCTAAGGGGGGCACTAAAGACGCTGCACAGTTTTTCCTTGAGTATGAGGGGATTAAAACCAAGGTTATGCAAGTTAAAGAGGACAGTGAGATTGAGATACAGGATTTAGGAATCAAGATTAAATTTAGTGCTACTTCTAGTTATTCTTATCCTGAAGGATCATATGTTACCTATAATCTTGCACCTAAGCTTAAGAATACCCAAAAGGGAATCTTGGCTGCACTTGAGAGTATGCTTGCAATAGAAGATTACATAGAATTCCTAGCTCTTGATATTAATAGCAAGGCATCCGACTGGCAGTACATTGTAAGCAAGCTTGATCATATCTCAACAGAGAATAAGAGAGAGTTCTTCGTTGTAATGAGATTTAGAAATCTGGCTAAAGACGAGACAATGGATACTTATATTGAGGATTTGCGTAAGGAGAGGAAATCTAGCTTTACGCCTTCAATCAAGCTTTTAGTTCTAGGGCAGCCTGTAATATATGAGAATTACCTAGGAAAGGCTACTAGAGGTATTCCATTTGGGATTTTCTTAGGAAAATTAAGTTCAACTCTTTATTATGGATCTCTTAGTGAGGTTTTAAATAATGAAGGGCGTGTCAGGGGTATTATAGGTCTATCAAGTGACGTTACACTGACTCATGTTAAGCAAATAGCACAGCTTGGATATACAGGATTTAGAAATGTAGAAGGGTTTAAGGGTGTTTATGTAACTGAAGCTAGGCTCTTCTCTCCAGATGAGAGTGATTATGACTGTGTAGAGCGTACTAGGGTCATGTATAGAGCTGAGTATATTCTCAGACGAGAGCTTGTAGGTAATTTTTTAAACCGCAATCTTGATATTAGTGCTGTTGAGGGTGAGGATAGCTTTACGGTCTTGATTAAAGAGTCATGTAAGAAGGCAATTGAGAAACATATGTCAGGTTCATATAGTGATTTTACTATTGAGGTACAGACGCAGGGATCACTATTACAAGAAGGCATTATTGTAATTAAGCTTGCCATTGTTCCACTAGGCAAGATTAGGTACATGAAGAATGAATTTAGATTCTCATTACCTAAAGCGAGTTAA
- a CDS encoding DUF935 family protein, translating into MEVSKGERELRIKGSKKLKKNLSTYVNDTYHFIPFDKLRNLVFLDSQVASLWNTRLTALSLDYEIISNGCEREIYEFVKKQFEKFSMFEIAKLCMNAIAFGFACLELTWGIEEHGNGIFLMVENIDFILNEHIKIEDDKVFFTASTTGTNDLGYFKHLLLVNGIEHGASGFPLFYTVWGEYERKEVANYYHQCFIELLTGSMVTIKSKTGETTEEQDNDILHKVSSADNCYTVLHPDSYQIDIKEFLSKDATNNAFLSAKEYADMQISKLILGQTLTTQSGTTGSYAISKTHQEVRQDYAAADRRFVQEGICLLIKKVVDLNFGEQEFYPEFRYIERFDQKARLARDIELKKEFGIKFRQDYFKKVYGLGDEDIFIDEKEVL; encoded by the coding sequence ATGGAAGTAAGCAAAGGAGAACGTGAGCTTAGAATAAAGGGAAGCAAGAAACTTAAGAAGAATCTATCAACGTATGTAAATGATACATATCACTTCATACCGTTTGACAAGTTAAGAAATCTTGTATTCCTTGATAGTCAGGTTGCAAGTTTATGGAACACAAGACTTACAGCACTCTCACTAGATTACGAGATCATATCAAATGGATGTGAGCGTGAGATATATGAGTTTGTAAAGAAACAATTTGAAAAGTTTTCTATGTTTGAGATAGCAAAGCTGTGCATGAACGCAATAGCCTTTGGATTTGCATGCCTTGAGCTTACATGGGGTATTGAAGAGCATGGTAATGGCATATTTCTTATGGTAGAAAACATCGATTTCATTTTAAATGAACATATTAAGATTGAAGATGATAAGGTTTTCTTTACCGCAAGCACTACTGGTACAAATGATCTTGGCTACTTTAAGCATTTACTTCTTGTAAATGGCATTGAACATGGGGCTAGTGGTTTTCCTCTTTTCTATACTGTATGGGGTGAATACGAGCGCAAGGAAGTAGCAAATTATTATCACCAATGCTTTATAGAACTCCTAACAGGATCGATGGTTACTATTAAGAGCAAGACAGGCGAGACTACAGAGGAGCAGGATAATGACATTTTGCATAAAGTATCCTCAGCTGATAATTGCTATACCGTGCTGCACCCAGATAGCTATCAGATTGATATTAAGGAATTCTTAAGTAAAGATGCAACAAATAATGCGTTTCTGAGTGCTAAGGAATATGCTGACATGCAAATATCTAAATTAATACTTGGTCAGACATTAACTACACAAAGTGGTACAACGGGGAGTTATGCGATATCCAAGACGCACCAAGAGGTGCGGCAGGATTATGCTGCTGCTGATAGGCGTTTTGTGCAGGAAGGTATTTGCTTGCTTATTAAGAAAGTAGTTGATCTTAATTTTGGTGAGCAGGAATTTTATCCTGAGTTTAGGTACATAGAAAGATTTGACCAGAAGGCAAGACTTGCAAGGGACATAGAACTTAAAAAAGAGTTCGGCATTAAGTTTAGGCAGGATTACTTTAAGAAAGTATATGGACTTGGCGATGAGGATATTTTTATAGATGAAAAGGAGGTTTTATAG
- a CDS encoding sporulation protein Cse60: MRVMATGGFNTSQDLEYAINQIIKDLEHDGKQVINIKYAISTYSSESYANELHYALIVYK; the protein is encoded by the coding sequence ATGCGAGTAATGGCTACTGGGGGGTTTAATACTTCACAAGATTTAGAATACGCTATTAACCAGATAATAAAAGACCTTGAGCATGATGGGAAGCAAGTAATTAATATCAAGTATGCGATCTCTACTTATTCAAGCGAGTCTTATGCTAATGAGCTACACTACGCTTTAATTGTTTACAAATAA
- a CDS encoding phage baseplate assembly protein V, with translation MDGFKIIELCKRYLPSNLVGVVVQINENSLAVEVELEGHAITLPAVRMIAGREFDYVPEVGSEVVIAFLNNKFDQPFVIGALSGVGRKKESVSGDKVSLDAGERKVAIRNDNASTKLILEKINKNVNTLRDEIRTGLDVSVTLTGTAVVGAATMAVTAPVRGTASKNINIDTYPDKAIEDLFKD, from the coding sequence ATGGATGGGTTTAAGATAATTGAGTTGTGTAAAAGGTACCTACCCAGTAATTTAGTTGGGGTTGTAGTACAGATAAATGAGAATTCCTTGGCTGTTGAAGTTGAGCTAGAAGGGCATGCTATTACTTTGCCTGCAGTTCGCATGATTGCAGGGCGTGAGTTTGATTATGTACCTGAGGTTGGATCTGAGGTTGTGATTGCATTTCTTAATAACAAATTTGACCAGCCATTTGTAATAGGTGCACTCAGTGGGGTTGGGCGCAAGAAGGAAAGTGTGAGTGGTGATAAGGTCTCGCTTGATGCTGGCGAGCGTAAGGTTGCAATTCGTAATGATAATGCTAGTACTAAGCTTATCTTGGAGAAGATTAACAAAAATGTTAATACTCTTCGCGATGAGATTAGAACAGGCTTGGATGTAAGTGTTACTCTTACAGGTACTGCTGTTGTAGGAGCAGCTACAATGGCTGTTACTGCACCTGTTAGAGGTACAGCTAGTAAGAATATTAATATTGATACTTATCCTGATAAAGCTATTGAGGATCTATTTAAAGATTAA
- a CDS encoding baseplate J/gp47 family protein, producing the protein MKVGEEELRQFVPFEEQQDIREVFFRKAVDFGVDTNSNSRDIALLNLMLELRLDIRNETYSVGKNYDIRKSEGLFLDMEASKIGLRRKPAREARLVCKIIGSGNGEISSDTKFYYAEQQETQKTNGRLEYTALDTTKFTSKGNDTILLKATVEGALYNLEKGKLYTDEFITGLTHLEIASINTRGEDREDDEAYRARILREINGLTLRDTNSYYKRKLEDTDLIREVLIERKGVNNTKFTLRPHKDTTTEEEMKQLVLKTIAHRYEVLEKIDYKKAIKKTVNIKLKKKDNSINSNLCKARLQKYIASLNMGASFSLYDMYRMLGNGVNIIVPREDQTAAVNEYWEASISFED; encoded by the coding sequence ATGAAGGTAGGAGAAGAAGAATTAAGGCAGTTTGTGCCTTTTGAGGAGCAGCAGGACATTCGGGAGGTTTTCTTTAGGAAGGCCGTTGATTTCGGGGTTGATACAAATTCTAATAGTAGAGATATTGCTTTATTAAACTTGATGCTTGAGCTTAGGCTAGACATTAGGAATGAGACTTACTCTGTTGGGAAGAACTATGATATTAGGAAATCAGAAGGTTTGTTCCTAGACATGGAAGCAAGCAAGATTGGACTTAGGAGAAAACCTGCTAGGGAAGCTAGACTTGTTTGCAAGATCATCGGTTCAGGCAATGGAGAGATTAGTAGCGACACTAAATTTTACTATGCTGAGCAACAAGAGACACAAAAGACAAACGGCAGGCTTGAATATACAGCATTAGATACAACTAAATTTACTAGTAAGGGTAACGATACAATACTACTTAAAGCCACAGTTGAGGGTGCTCTATATAACCTTGAGAAAGGGAAGCTTTATACAGATGAATTTATTACAGGCCTGACTCACTTAGAAATTGCAAGTATTAATACTAGGGGTGAGGATAGGGAAGATGATGAGGCTTATAGAGCTAGGATTTTAAGAGAAATTAATGGACTAACGTTACGAGACACAAACTCATATTACAAACGCAAGTTAGAGGATACAGATCTTATAAGAGAAGTTTTGATTGAAAGAAAGGGTGTTAATAATACCAAATTTACACTAAGACCTCATAAGGACACAACAACAGAAGAAGAGATGAAGCAACTGGTACTTAAAACTATTGCTCACAGATATGAGGTGTTAGAAAAAATTGATTATAAGAAGGCTATAAAGAAGACAGTTAACATCAAACTTAAGAAAAAAGACAACAGTATTAATAGCAATCTATGCAAGGCTAGGTTACAAAAATATATTGCAAGCCTTAATATGGGTGCGTCTTTTAGTTTATATGACATGTATCGCATGTTAGGCAATGGAGTTAATATCATTGTGCCTAGAGAAGATCAAACTGCAGCTGTTAACGAATATTGGGAGGCTTCAATCTCATTTGAGGATTAG